Proteins encoded in a region of the Clostridium butyricum genome:
- a CDS encoding polysaccharide deacetylase family protein: MDNKKKCKNTLSKRLKKNRRRKKLVRSLVLVILIGIGVNIYNHKASIKVDSNQYEASNEYNYETEKFEDKINSENISNSPVENLKTDVDKFEKVDITNENKGVPVLCYHSIGYDESGKSPLIVSPQKFKEHMKALKDNGYTALTISELEDYLVNDKPIPVKSILITFDDGYKDNYTNAFPILKELNMNATIFVVSSLINGETSMTSQQIKEMSDYGIDIESHTVSHKRLSEMSYNEQLEELSKSKKEIEEITGKSVIAAAYPEGMYNDDTKSAVENAGYKMGFTIEHGYADRDDNFSMLNRICIDYTFNWNNINYIINNIKK, encoded by the coding sequence ATGGATAATAAAAAGAAGTGCAAGAATACTTTGTCAAAGCGTTTGAAAAAAAATCGTAGGAGAAAAAAACTAGTAAGAAGTTTAGTGCTTGTTATATTAATAGGGATAGGAGTAAATATTTATAATCATAAAGCATCTATAAAAGTGGATAGCAATCAATATGAAGCAAGTAATGAATATAATTATGAAACTGAAAAATTTGAGGATAAAATAAATTCAGAGAATATATCAAATTCTCCAGTAGAGAATCTGAAAACGGATGTGGATAAATTTGAAAAGGTTGATATTACTAATGAGAATAAAGGTGTTCCAGTATTGTGTTATCATTCAATTGGGTACGATGAAAGTGGAAAAAGTCCACTTATAGTATCTCCACAAAAATTTAAGGAACATATGAAGGCGTTGAAAGATAATGGATATACAGCGCTTACTATATCAGAACTTGAAGATTACCTTGTAAATGATAAACCGATTCCTGTGAAAAGTATTTTAATAACATTTGATGATGGATATAAGGACAACTATACAAATGCATTTCCTATATTAAAAGAACTTAATATGAATGCTACAATTTTTGTAGTATCAAGCTTAATAAATGGTGAAACTAGTATGACTTCGCAGCAGATTAAGGAAATGAGCGATTATGGAATTGATATAGAATCACATACAGTTTCACATAAAAGGCTTAGTGAAATGTCTTATAATGAACAATTAGAGGAACTATCAAAATCAAAGAAAGAAATAGAAGAAATAACAGGTAAATCAGTTATTGCAGCAGCATATCCTGAAGGAATGTATAATGATGATACTAAGAGTGCAGTAGAAAATGCAGGATATAAAATGGGATTTACTATTGAGCATGGATACGCTGATAGAGATGATAATTTTAGCATGTTAAATAGAATATGTATAGATTATACATTTAATTGGAATAACATTAATTATATTATAAATAACATAAAGAAGTAA
- a CDS encoding ABC transporter ATP-binding protein has product MRVATIIKYLKRFTGIILLIIVLLIIQALTDLALPQYTSDIVDIGIQQNGIKEIAPKVIRESELNKLILFMDDEDKNYVDDNYTLIVKENLPEIDYEKYLKVYPELKNTPLYKENLINDRESQERLDEIFTKPITIVENIENNREMSEGLEKVIVENMPEGMVGDNMNVFQLLGILPKDVRNNIVEKINGNFNNMPQTLLSQAGISYVKNEYKAVGIDTDKEQINYIFNSGIKMIGLALIGGISIVLVSFFASRVAASLAKILRKDVFEKVLSFSNVEFDKFSTASLITRTTNDIVQIQTFVVMMLRMIFYAPILGCGGIIKVLGTNKSMTWIIAVAVGTILIVISILFGLAMPRFKRIQTLIDKVNQIAREILTGLPVIRAFTTEKHEENRFDDANKDLTKTNLFVSRIMTCMMPSMMLIMNAISVLIVWIGAGQINDGNMQVGDLMAFIQYTMQIVMSFLMISMVSMILPRALVSAKRIEEVLKTELTIIDPSSSQNINVSKKGYVEYQNVYFKYPDGEEVLSDISFTAKPGKVTAIIGSTGSGKSTLVNLLPRFFDVTSGKILIDGVDVRNLTQHELREKIGFVPQKGVLFSGTIKSNIKYGKKNAKDSEMKRAAKIAQASQFIESKDEAYDTEISQGGTNVSGGQKQRISIARAVIKNPEILVFDDSFSALDYKTDVALRRALREETKNTTKILVAQRISTVLDAYEILVLDKGKIVGRGTHKDLMENCDTYRQIAFSQLSKEELANE; this is encoded by the coding sequence ATGAGAGTGGCTACAATAATTAAATATTTAAAAAGATTTACTGGCATAATTTTACTCATTATAGTACTGCTTATTATACAAGCACTTACTGATTTAGCCCTTCCACAATATACATCTGATATTGTAGATATAGGAATTCAGCAAAATGGCATAAAAGAAATTGCACCAAAAGTCATAAGAGAAAGTGAATTAAACAAATTAATACTTTTTATGGATGATGAAGATAAAAATTATGTTGATGATAACTATACACTTATTGTAAAGGAGAATTTACCTGAAATAGATTATGAAAAATATTTAAAGGTTTATCCTGAATTAAAAAATACTCCATTATATAAGGAAAATTTAATAAATGATAGAGAAAGTCAGGAAAGGCTTGACGAAATTTTTACAAAACCAATAACTATTGTAGAAAATATTGAAAATAATAGAGAAATGTCTGAAGGACTTGAAAAAGTTATTGTAGAAAACATGCCAGAAGGTATGGTTGGAGATAATATGAATGTATTTCAACTTCTTGGTATACTTCCAAAAGATGTGCGTAATAACATAGTTGAAAAAATAAATGGCAACTTTAATAATATGCCACAAACATTATTATCCCAAGCTGGAATTTCATATGTGAAAAATGAATATAAGGCGGTTGGGATAGATACAGACAAAGAACAGATTAACTACATATTTAATTCAGGAATAAAAATGATAGGTCTTGCACTTATAGGTGGAATATCTATAGTGTTAGTTTCTTTTTTTGCATCAAGGGTTGCAGCAAGTCTTGCAAAAATATTGAGGAAAGACGTATTTGAAAAAGTATTAAGTTTTTCAAATGTTGAATTTGATAAATTTTCAACTGCATCGCTTATAACAAGAACAACAAATGATATTGTACAGATCCAGACCTTTGTCGTTATGATGTTAAGAATGATTTTTTATGCTCCAATACTGGGATGTGGAGGAATAATAAAAGTATTAGGAACCAATAAATCTATGACATGGATAATAGCTGTTGCAGTAGGAACAATACTAATAGTAATAAGCATTTTATTTGGTTTGGCTATGCCTAGATTTAAAAGAATACAAACACTTATAGATAAGGTGAATCAGATAGCTAGAGAAATTCTCACAGGACTTCCAGTAATAAGAGCCTTTACTACAGAAAAACATGAAGAAAACAGATTTGATGATGCTAATAAAGATCTTACTAAAACAAATCTTTTTGTAAGCAGAATTATGACATGTATGATGCCATCAATGATGTTAATAATGAACGCAATTTCAGTTCTTATCGTATGGATTGGTGCAGGACAGATTAATGATGGTAATATGCAGGTCGGGGATCTTATGGCGTTTATACAATACACAATGCAGATAGTAATGTCATTTTTAATGATTTCAATGGTTTCAATGATACTCCCAAGAGCACTTGTTTCAGCAAAGCGTATAGAAGAAGTACTGAAAACAGAACTTACAATAATTGATCCAAGTTCATCCCAAAACATAAATGTCAGCAAAAAGGGGTATGTAGAATATCAGAATGTGTACTTTAAGTATCCTGATGGTGAAGAAGTTTTAAGTGATATATCATTTACGGCAAAGCCAGGAAAAGTAACAGCGATAATAGGGAGTACAGGAAGTGGTAAGTCAACACTTGTAAACCTTCTTCCACGATTTTTTGATGTTACATCAGGAAAGATACTTATTGATGGTGTTGATGTAAGAAATTTGACTCAGCATGAACTAAGAGAAAAAATAGGATTTGTGCCACAAAAGGGAGTATTGTTTTCAGGAACAATAAAGTCAAATATAAAATATGGTAAGAAAAATGCAAAAGATAGTGAAATGAAAAGGGCTGCTAAAATTGCGCAAGCATCTCAGTTTATTGAAAGTAAGGATGAAGCATATGATACAGAAATTTCTCAGGGAGGAACAAATGTATCAGGAGGACAAAAGCAGAGAATATCTATAGCAAGAGCTGTTATAAAGAATCCTGAAATACTTGTATTTGATGATAGTTTTTCTGCTCTTGATTATAAAACTGATGTGGCATTAAGGAGAGCACTGAGAGAGGAAACAAAAAATACAACAAAGATATTAGTTGCTCAAAGAATAAGCACTGTGCTTGATGCATATGAAATACTTGTTTTAGATAAAGGTAAAATTGTAGGACGTGGAACTCATAAGGATCTTATGGAAAATTGTGATACATATAGACAGATTGCATTTTCACAACTTTCAAAGGAGGAGCTTGCAAATGAGTAA
- the pheT gene encoding phenylalanine--tRNA ligase subunit beta, whose protein sequence is MKVPFNWLQDYVEINVSPKELGDKLTLTGSQLEELIVQGDTIDKVVTGKITQIVKHPDAEKLSICQVDIGTESIQIVTAANNMKEQDIVPVALHGSTLADGTKIKKGKLRGEVSNGMFCSEEELGIAGDEPVHGLMIMPQDTPLGADIKEVLKLNKAILDFEITSNRPDCLSIVGMARETAAALRTSYKMPNLEYKTIGEGNVNDELKVEVKDDLCLRYMARKVKNVKVQSSPGWMQERLLEAGIRPIDNIVDITNFVMLELGQPMHAYDAREITTNKIVVERAKADEKFTTLDEAERILDDSMLCIKDSDTIVGLAGIMGGLNSEIKEDTKEVIFESANFDGTNIRVNSKKLNLRSEASSRFEKDIDLNLAELAIDRACALICELGAGEVLDGTIDVYNKKKEAGKVVVDANWINKFLGTDLSKEEMKRCLDSVDLFTEIDGDNLVVTASTFRIDIAIREDIAEEIARIHGYDVIPATIFSVSTSREPKYRKRLLDDKMVMLATGSGLNQSISYSFVSPKVFDKICVPEDSELRNVVKIKNPLGEDYSVMRTSTLPSMMECLGRNYSRNNSYARLFEMGKVYIKNEDENKLPIERNILTIGMYGDCDYLDLKGAVENIVEGLGIKNAKYERESENVSYHPGKTAKLVIGKNIVGTLGEVHLDVTENYGIDESCYVAELNLDVLYEAADMDRKYKALPKFPAVTRDIALLVDDAVLVQEIEDCIRKAGGNIVEKVQLFDIYKGKQIPEGKKSIAYAIAYRDENKTLQDKDVNKVHDKILRSLEYKLGATLRD, encoded by the coding sequence ATGAAGGTACCATTTAATTGGTTACAAGATTATGTTGAAATAAATGTAAGTCCTAAAGAATTAGGAGATAAATTAACTTTAACTGGATCACAGCTTGAAGAATTAATAGTTCAAGGTGATACAATAGATAAAGTAGTAACAGGAAAAATAACTCAAATAGTAAAGCATCCAGATGCTGAAAAGCTTAGTATTTGTCAAGTTGATATTGGAACTGAAAGTATTCAAATAGTTACAGCAGCAAATAACATGAAAGAACAGGATATTGTTCCAGTTGCCCTTCATGGGTCTACTTTAGCTGATGGAACTAAAATTAAAAAAGGTAAATTAAGAGGAGAAGTATCTAATGGTATGTTCTGCTCTGAAGAAGAACTTGGAATTGCTGGAGATGAACCAGTTCATGGTTTAATGATCATGCCTCAAGATACACCATTAGGTGCAGATATTAAAGAGGTATTGAAATTAAATAAAGCCATATTAGACTTTGAAATAACTTCAAACAGACCAGATTGCTTAAGTATTGTTGGTATGGCAAGAGAAACTGCAGCTGCACTTAGAACATCTTATAAGATGCCGAACTTAGAATATAAAACAATAGGTGAAGGAAATGTAAATGATGAATTGAAAGTAGAAGTTAAAGATGACTTATGCTTAAGATATATGGCAAGAAAAGTTAAGAATGTTAAAGTTCAATCATCACCAGGTTGGATGCAGGAAAGACTTCTTGAAGCTGGTATAAGACCTATCGATAATATAGTAGACATAACAAATTTTGTCATGCTTGAATTAGGTCAGCCAATGCACGCTTATGATGCAAGAGAAATAACTACTAATAAAATAGTAGTTGAAAGAGCAAAAGCTGATGAAAAATTCACAACATTAGATGAAGCTGAAAGAATTCTAGATGATTCTATGTTATGCATTAAAGACAGCGATACAATAGTAGGTCTTGCTGGAATTATGGGTGGATTAAATTCTGAAATAAAAGAAGATACTAAAGAAGTTATATTTGAATCTGCAAATTTTGATGGAACTAATATAAGAGTAAATTCTAAGAAATTAAACTTAAGAAGCGAAGCTTCAAGTAGATTTGAAAAAGATATAGATCTAAACTTAGCAGAACTTGCTATAGATAGAGCATGTGCATTAATCTGTGAATTAGGTGCTGGTGAAGTATTAGATGGAACTATTGATGTATACAACAAAAAGAAGGAAGCTGGGAAAGTAGTAGTTGATGCAAATTGGATTAACAAATTCTTAGGAACTGACCTTTCAAAAGAAGAAATGAAGAGATGCTTAGATAGTGTTGATTTATTTACAGAAATAGATGGAGATAATTTAGTTGTAACAGCTTCAACTTTTAGAATTGATATCGCAATAAGAGAAGATATTGCCGAAGAAATTGCTAGAATTCATGGATATGATGTTATTCCTGCTACAATATTCTCAGTTTCTACTTCTAGAGAACCAAAATACAGAAAGAGATTATTAGATGATAAAATGGTAATGCTTGCTACTGGAAGTGGATTAAATCAATCTATAAGTTATTCGTTTGTATCTCCAAAGGTATTTGATAAAATATGTGTACCAGAAGATAGTGAATTAAGAAATGTAGTAAAAATTAAAAATCCATTAGGTGAAGATTATAGTGTAATGAGAACTTCAACTTTACCATCAATGATGGAATGTTTAGGAAGAAACTACTCAAGAAATAACTCATATGCAAGATTATTTGAAATGGGTAAAGTTTACATCAAGAATGAAGATGAAAATAAGCTTCCAATTGAAAGAAATATTTTAACTATAGGTATGTATGGAGATTGTGATTACTTAGACCTTAAGGGTGCAGTTGAAAATATAGTTGAAGGTCTTGGAATAAAGAATGCCAAATATGAAAGAGAAAGTGAAAATGTAAGTTACCATCCAGGTAAGACTGCTAAACTTGTTATAGGCAAGAATATAGTAGGTACTTTAGGTGAAGTTCACTTAGATGTTACTGAAAACTATGGAATAGATGAATCATGCTATGTTGCAGAACTTAATTTAGATGTATTATATGAAGCTGCTGACATGGATAGAAAGTATAAAGCATTACCTAAATTCCCAGCAGTAACAAGAGATATAGCTTTACTTGTAGATGATGCTGTTTTAGTTCAAGAGATCGAAGACTGTATAAGAAAAGCTGGTGGAAATATAGTAGAAAAAGTTCAATTATTTGATATCTATAAAGGAAAACAAATACCAGAAGGTAAGAAGAGCATAGCTTATGCAATTGCTTATAGAGATGAAAATAAAACTCTACAAGATAAAGATGTAAATAAAGTACATGATAAAATTTTAAGATCTTTAGAATATAAACTTGGAGCTACATTAAGAGATTAG